A part of Quatrionicoccus australiensis genomic DNA contains:
- a CDS encoding class I SAM-dependent methyltransferase: MQIADPTQTTLCNEMQLLFAELPLDAAHVLELGCGRADKTRQLAASGRPAQILALEVDTIQHARNLEIADLPTVRFAHAGAEAIPAADASIDIVLMFKSLHHVPVGVMDQALAEIARVLKPGGLAWISEPVFAGNLNEVFRLFHDEELVREAAFAAVCQAVESGSLKLEKQLFFNTRSAFDNFAQFDTRMIQVTHSDHRLSPELYRQVQAKFESFAGPDGYTFHNPQRVDLLRKPA, translated from the coding sequence ATGCAGATCGCTGACCCGACCCAGACCACGCTGTGCAACGAAATGCAGTTGCTGTTCGCCGAATTGCCGCTCGACGCGGCGCATGTCCTGGAACTCGGCTGCGGCCGTGCCGACAAGACCCGCCAGCTTGCTGCGAGCGGCCGGCCGGCGCAGATCCTGGCGCTCGAAGTCGATACCATCCAGCACGCGCGCAACCTGGAAATTGCCGACCTGCCGACGGTGCGTTTCGCGCACGCTGGTGCCGAGGCGATTCCGGCAGCGGATGCGAGTATCGACATCGTGCTGATGTTCAAGTCCCTGCACCATGTACCGGTCGGGGTGATGGATCAGGCACTCGCCGAAATCGCCCGCGTCCTCAAGCCGGGTGGGCTGGCCTGGATTTCCGAACCGGTCTTCGCCGGCAACCTGAACGAGGTGTTCCGCCTGTTCCACGACGAGGAGCTGGTGCGCGAGGCGGCCTTTGCCGCGGTCTGCCAGGCGGTCGAATCGGGCAGCCTGAAGCTCGAAAAGCAGCTGTTCTTCAACACGCGCAGCGCTTTCGACAACTTCGCGCAGTTCGACACCCGGATGATCCAGGTCACGCACAGCGACCACCGCCTGTCGCCCGAACTCTACCGGCAGGTGCAGGCAAAGTTCGAGTCCTTCGCCGGGCCCGACGGTTACACTTTCCACAACCCGCAGCGCGTCGACCTGCTGCGCAAGCCGGCCTGA
- a CDS encoding TFIIB-type zinc ribbon-containing protein: MKSTSCPSCRQPMLQKTFERQLHGTVELDLCFSCQGIWFDDYESAQLTPGGILELFRLIQDHDDEQRQPLRDRLVCPRCGDKLLHGLDVARHGGQFNYHRCLQKHGRFTTFAQFMIEKGFVRQLTVAEIDELASKVGIVRCNGCGAPIDIRKDHACSHCRAPITILDPQAVEQALARYQQAEVKRSAPPDYELLGDAIVMRERERSRQLREKQKNGDNFDGTEIVDLVSAGVELVSNLFRR; this comes from the coding sequence ATGAAATCGACTTCCTGCCCATCCTGCCGGCAGCCCATGCTGCAAAAGACCTTCGAGCGCCAGTTGCACGGCACAGTCGAACTTGATCTCTGCTTTTCCTGCCAGGGCATCTGGTTTGACGATTATGAAAGCGCCCAGCTGACGCCGGGCGGGATACTCGAACTGTTCCGGCTGATTCAGGACCATGACGACGAGCAGCGCCAGCCGCTGCGCGATAGGCTGGTTTGCCCGCGCTGCGGCGACAAGCTGCTGCACGGCCTGGATGTCGCCAGGCACGGCGGCCAGTTCAACTATCATCGTTGCCTGCAAAAGCACGGCCGCTTCACGACCTTTGCCCAGTTCATGATCGAAAAGGGCTTCGTCCGCCAGTTGACCGTCGCGGAAATCGACGAACTGGCGAGCAAGGTCGGCATCGTGCGCTGCAACGGCTGCGGCGCGCCAATCGATATCCGCAAGGACCACGCCTGCAGCCATTGCCGCGCCCCGATCACTATCCTCGATCCGCAGGCAGTCGAGCAGGCACTGGCGCGTTACCAGCAGGCCGAGGTCAAGCGCAGCGCGCCGCCCGATTACGAGTTGCTCGGTGACGCCATCGTCATGCGCGAACGGGAACGCAGCCGGCAATTGCGCGAAAAGCAGAAAAACGGCGACAACTTCGACGGCACCGAGATTGTCGATCTGGTCAGCGCCGGCGTCGAACTCGTTTCCAACCTTTTCCGCCGCTGA
- a CDS encoding iron-containing alcohol dehydrogenase, producing MNPSFDFSYHNPTQIHFGPNSFARLADLIPRDARVLLLYGGGSIKKNGIHAEVCAALAGRQVIEFAGVEPNPTLETLSLAVDLARREKITFILGVGGGSVADGAKFIACAALYDGDGWDIVSGKFVPQEALPVGIVLTLPATGSESNAGAVVTRRSTLQKKVFFVPPARPRFAILNPDVMASLPDRQLENGVVDAFVHVCEQYLTYPVGALVQDGYAEAVLRALKTLADSFDQRHTTDWRQNLMWAANQALCGVIGAGVPTDWATHRLAVELTALYGIDHGRTLSIIQPWLLRELIEAKRAKLEQMGREVFRLPAPTAEQTIAALEAFYRSLNMPLHLSEAGVADPDAATRVMQAVREHGNAALGGHAGLDDEKTTRIIAAACG from the coding sequence ATGAACCCGTCCTTCGATTTCAGCTACCACAACCCGACCCAGATCCATTTCGGCCCCAACAGCTTTGCCAGGCTCGCTGACCTGATTCCGCGTGATGCCCGGGTGCTGCTGCTCTACGGCGGCGGCTCGATCAAGAAAAACGGCATTCATGCCGAGGTCTGCGCGGCGCTGGCCGGGCGTCAGGTTATCGAATTTGCCGGTGTCGAGCCGAATCCGACCCTGGAAACGCTGAGCCTGGCGGTCGACCTCGCGCGGCGGGAGAAAATCACGTTCATTCTCGGCGTCGGTGGCGGTTCGGTCGCCGACGGCGCCAAGTTCATCGCCTGCGCGGCGCTTTACGACGGCGATGGCTGGGACATCGTCAGCGGCAAGTTCGTGCCACAGGAAGCCCTGCCGGTCGGCATCGTGCTGACCTTGCCGGCGACCGGTTCGGAATCGAATGCTGGCGCCGTCGTCACCCGCCGGTCAACGCTGCAAAAGAAGGTGTTTTTCGTGCCGCCGGCCCGGCCGCGTTTCGCCATTCTCAATCCCGACGTGATGGCCAGCCTGCCGGACCGGCAACTGGAGAACGGCGTCGTCGATGCCTTTGTGCATGTCTGCGAACAGTATCTGACTTATCCGGTCGGCGCGCTGGTCCAGGACGGTTACGCCGAGGCCGTGCTGCGCGCGCTGAAGACGCTGGCTGACAGTTTCGATCAGCGCCACACCACTGACTGGCGACAGAACCTGATGTGGGCCGCCAACCAGGCGCTGTGCGGCGTGATCGGCGCCGGTGTGCCCACCGACTGGGCGACGCATCGTTTGGCCGTCGAACTGACCGCGCTCTACGGCATCGATCACGGCCGCACGCTGAGCATCATCCAGCCCTGGCTGCTGCGCGAACTGATCGAGGCCAAGCGCGCCAAATTGGAGCAGATGGGCCGCGAAGTCTTCCGCTTGCCGGCGCCGACGGCCGAGCAGACCATCGCCGCGCTTGAAGCCTTCTACCGCAGCCTGAACATGCCCCTGCACCTCTCGGAAGCGGGTGTCGCTGATCCGGATGCGGCAACGCGCGTCATGCAGGCCGTGCGCGAGCATGGCAATGCGGCGCTCGGCGGCCATGCCGGGCTGGATGACGAGAAAACCACGCGGATCATCGCGGCCGCCTGTGGTTAG
- a CDS encoding YaeQ family protein, with product MALKSTIFKAELQLADLDRSQFGEYPLTLARHPSENDQRMMVRLLAFALYASETLAFGRGLSNEDEAALTDTDLTGCIERWIDVGLPDERNIRRACGRARQVVVLAYGGRQAEIWWQQSADKLAGLKNLTVLALAPEESAALAALAERNMRLQCTIQDGTIWIGTDSKQVELTPLIWQAPVER from the coding sequence ATGGCGCTCAAATCGACTATCTTCAAGGCAGAACTGCAACTGGCCGATCTTGATCGCTCGCAATTCGGCGAATACCCGCTGACTTTGGCGCGCCACCCGTCGGAAAACGACCAGCGCATGATGGTCCGCCTGCTTGCCTTTGCGCTCTACGCCTCGGAAACGCTGGCCTTCGGGCGCGGCCTCTCGAACGAGGACGAGGCGGCGCTGACCGATACCGACCTGACCGGCTGCATCGAGCGCTGGATCGACGTCGGCCTGCCCGACGAGCGCAATATCCGGCGTGCCTGCGGCCGCGCGCGGCAAGTGGTGGTGCTTGCCTACGGCGGGCGCCAGGCGGAAATCTGGTGGCAGCAGTCGGCCGACAAGCTGGCCGGGTTGAAGAACCTGACGGTGCTTGCCTTGGCGCCGGAAGAGTCGGCGGCGCTGGCGGCACTCGCCGAACGCAACATGCGCCTGCAATGCACCATCCAGGACGGCACGATCTGGATCGGCACCGACAGCAAGCAGGTCGAACTCACGCCGCTGATCTGGCAGGCGCCGGTCGAGCGCTGA
- a CDS encoding rhodanese-like domain-containing protein: protein MRRLLLACTLAFSSLLAHAEVVDIDNAELQRLLKAGTPVIDIRTQPEWEETGIVAGSKLLTFFDERGRADPAAWLSKAQQVAKPNEPLIVICRSGNRTKAVSQFLSQQAGYARVYNVKSGIKGWLGNGGAVVPATQSIAACRSAKNC from the coding sequence ATGCGCCGCCTGCTTCTTGCCTGCACCCTCGCCTTTTCTTCCCTGCTCGCCCACGCCGAGGTCGTCGATATCGACAATGCGGAATTGCAGCGTCTGCTCAAGGCCGGCACGCCGGTCATCGACATCCGCACCCAGCCGGAATGGGAGGAAACCGGCATCGTCGCCGGCAGCAAGCTGCTCACCTTCTTCGACGAACGCGGCCGCGCCGACCCGGCCGCCTGGCTGAGCAAGGCGCAGCAGGTCGCCAAACCGAACGAGCCGCTCATCGTTATCTGCCGTAGCGGCAACCGGACCAAGGCGGTCAGCCAGTTCCTGTCGCAACAGGCCGGCTATGCCCGCGTCTATAACGTCAAGAGCGGCATCAAGGGCTGGCTGGGCAACGGCGGCGCCGTCGTCCCGGCAACGCAGAGCATTGCGGCCTGCCGCAGCGCGAAAAATTGCTGA
- a CDS encoding class I SAM-dependent rRNA methyltransferase, producing MPTTQLTALLQAAFDARQPLLERLHGEDTNAYRLFNGSGENHPGLTVDRYGDLLLLQSFHTPLDGHDRVAIEQFYAGVLPGLTAIYNDRSGANSRIVNPLPLEVLAEAQQPREFHEMGVRYLVQGRHAGQDPWLFLDMRAGRRRVMQEIASKTLLNLFAYTCGVGVAAAKAGAAHVVNVDFAESSLKVGKDNARLNDLPIRLRFVHSDAFAAMRQLSGIGQPKKVRGKPMPPFPTLEKHSFDVVFLDPPRYAKSPFGVVDIVNDYAALMKPALLCTAEGGTLICCNNAAQISREVWADQLQRCATKAGRTVRELEWITPEEDFPSHDGQPPLKIALLRV from the coding sequence ATGCCCACGACGCAACTCACCGCCCTGCTGCAAGCCGCCTTCGACGCGCGCCAGCCGCTCCTCGAACGTTTGCACGGCGAAGACACCAATGCCTACCGGCTGTTCAACGGCAGCGGCGAAAATCACCCCGGTTTGACGGTCGACCGCTACGGCGACCTGCTTTTGCTGCAAAGCTTCCACACGCCGCTCGACGGCCATGACCGGGTTGCCATCGAACAGTTCTACGCCGGCGTCCTGCCCGGCCTGACCGCGATCTACAACGACCGCAGCGGCGCCAACTCGCGCATCGTCAACCCGCTGCCGCTCGAAGTCCTGGCCGAAGCACAACAGCCGCGCGAGTTCCATGAAATGGGCGTGCGCTACCTGGTACAGGGCCGTCATGCCGGCCAGGATCCGTGGCTCTTCCTCGACATGCGCGCCGGCCGCCGCCGCGTCATGCAGGAAATCGCCAGCAAAACGCTGCTCAACCTCTTCGCCTACACCTGCGGCGTCGGTGTCGCCGCCGCCAAGGCCGGCGCGGCGCACGTCGTCAATGTCGATTTCGCCGAATCCAGTCTGAAAGTCGGCAAGGACAACGCCCGCCTCAACGACCTGCCGATCCGCCTGCGCTTCGTGCATAGCGACGCCTTTGCGGCGATGCGCCAGCTCTCCGGCATCGGCCAGCCGAAGAAGGTGCGCGGCAAACCGATGCCGCCCTTCCCGACGCTGGAAAAGCACAGCTTCGACGTCGTCTTCCTCGATCCGCCGCGCTATGCCAAGAGCCCGTTCGGCGTCGTCGACATCGTCAACGACTACGCCGCGCTGATGAAGCCGGCGCTGCTGTGCACGGCCGAAGGCGGCACGCTGATCTGCTGCAACAACGCGGCGCAGATTTCGCGCGAAGTCTGGGCCGATCAGCTGCAGCGCTGCGCCACCAAGGCCGGCCGGACCGTGCGCGAACTGGAGTGGATCACGCCGGAAGAGGATTTCCCCAGCCACGACGGTCAGCCGCCGCTGAAGATTGCGCTGCTGCGCGTCTAA
- a CDS encoding HDOD domain-containing protein — MQAHQWQWGISQWVEYLKDKEIPVLATTRAVLTALREGPDEERERLSARDMADIVYADPYLALKILRKAEDSRSRQLGHDTTTPLAAILQVGFDELHDIVINSPQPVDVLPGCGICEQRSLLAASIARAWADRRADISSDEVAMAALLVEIGELLLWHFAPEMTDKEVGVREWNERYWALALRPSEIEFTFRQLTMALAQAWGLPGLVIALIKGTDTPRANIARLAADAAKRISIEPEVPALLAILQEVSGVVPGAELAELAAPLPLPDELRDALLAAIAALPAD; from the coding sequence ATGCAGGCGCATCAGTGGCAGTGGGGGATCAGCCAGTGGGTCGAGTATCTCAAGGACAAGGAGATTCCTGTCCTGGCAACGACCCGTGCCGTACTCACGGCACTGCGCGAAGGACCTGACGAAGAACGCGAGCGCCTGTCGGCACGCGATATGGCCGACATTGTCTATGCCGACCCCTATCTCGCCCTGAAAATCCTGCGCAAGGCCGAAGACAGTCGTTCGCGCCAGCTTGGCCACGATACGACGACGCCGCTGGCGGCCATCCTGCAGGTCGGTTTCGATGAATTGCACGATATCGTGATCAACAGCCCGCAGCCGGTCGATGTCTTGCCCGGCTGCGGCATCTGCGAACAGCGTTCGCTGCTGGCTGCCTCGATCGCCCGTGCCTGGGCCGACCGGCGCGCCGACATCTCGTCCGACGAGGTGGCGATGGCGGCCTTGCTGGTCGAGATCGGCGAATTGCTGCTCTGGCATTTCGCGCCGGAAATGACCGACAAGGAAGTCGGCGTCCGCGAATGGAACGAGCGCTACTGGGCGCTGGCACTGCGCCCGTCGGAAATCGAATTCACCTTCCGCCAGCTGACCATGGCGCTGGCCCAGGCCTGGGGCTTGCCCGGGCTGGTCATTGCGCTGATCAAGGGGACCGATACGCCGCGCGCCAATATCGCGCGTCTGGCGGCCGATGCCGCCAAGCGCATCAGCATCGAGCCAGAAGTGCCGGCCTTGCTGGCGATCCTGCAGGAAGTGTCAGGCGTGGTGCCGGGCGCCGAGTTGGCTGAACTTGCCGCGCCGCTGCCCTTGCCGGACGAGCTGCGCGACGCGTTGCTGGCGGCGATTGCCGCGTTGCCGGCGGATTAG
- a CDS encoding YdcH family protein gives MFPEYRELITQLKTTDRHFLNVFDKHNELDQKIKNMESGIEPATHEAIEALKKEKLVLKDELYNTLRKASAA, from the coding sequence ATGTTTCCTGAATACCGTGAACTCATTACCCAACTGAAGACGACGGATCGTCATTTCCTGAACGTTTTCGACAAGCACAACGAACTGGATCAGAAGATCAAGAACATGGAATCCGGCATCGAACCGGCCACCCATGAAGCCATCGAGGCCCTCAAGAAAGAAAAGCTCGTACTCAAGGACGAGCTCTACAACACGCTGCGCAAAGCCAGCGCCGCCTGA
- the ylqF gene encoding ribosome biogenesis GTPase YlqF, whose translation MSIQWFPGHMTSARKKAGETLAMADVVVEVLDARLPEASSNPMIHELRAFRQRPCLKLLNKADMADPEVTKAWLAYFEKQPGVKAVAISCKKASDVARIPGLAQKLAPHRNDAVKPLRLMIMGVPNVGKSTLMNALVKKKVAAVGDQPAVTKSQQRIDISSRLTIYDTPGMLWPKIAHPIDGQMLAASHAVGVNAYIDIEVATFLAGFLLEHYPALLTARYGFATEGMDAVGVIEAVAKRRGCLMKGRGGELDLEKASGLLLTDYRSCALGRISLETPSLRAERAKQLLEQPAQPADEE comes from the coding sequence ATGTCCATCCAATGGTTCCCGGGGCACATGACCTCGGCCCGCAAGAAGGCCGGCGAGACGCTGGCCATGGCCGACGTCGTGGTCGAGGTGCTCGACGCCCGCCTGCCGGAGGCTTCGAGCAATCCGATGATTCACGAGCTGCGCGCCTTCCGCCAGCGGCCCTGTCTCAAGCTGCTCAACAAGGCCGACATGGCCGACCCGGAAGTGACCAAGGCCTGGCTCGCTTATTTTGAAAAGCAGCCGGGGGTCAAGGCGGTCGCCATTTCCTGCAAGAAGGCGAGCGACGTGGCGCGCATTCCCGGTCTGGCCCAGAAGCTGGCGCCGCACCGCAACGATGCCGTCAAGCCGCTGCGCCTGATGATCATGGGCGTGCCCAACGTCGGCAAGTCGACGCTGATGAACGCGCTGGTCAAGAAAAAGGTCGCAGCGGTTGGCGACCAGCCGGCGGTGACCAAGAGCCAGCAGCGCATCGACATCAGCTCGCGCCTGACCATTTACGATACGCCGGGCATGCTGTGGCCGAAGATCGCGCATCCGATCGACGGCCAGATGCTGGCCGCCAGTCACGCGGTCGGCGTCAATGCCTACATCGACATCGAGGTCGCGACCTTCCTCGCCGGCTTCCTGCTCGAACATTATCCGGCGCTGCTCACGGCGCGTTACGGCTTTGCCACCGAGGGCATGGATGCGGTCGGCGTCATCGAAGCCGTCGCCAAACGGCGCGGTTGCCTGATGAAAGGGCGGGGCGGCGAGCTGGATCTGGAAAAGGCCTCCGGTTTGCTGTTGACCGATTACCGCAGCTGCGCGCTCGGCCGGATCAGCCTGGAAACCCCGTCCCTGCGTGCCGAGCGGGCCAAGCAGCTGCTCGAACAGCCAGCGCAGCCAGCCGACGAAGAATGA
- the moaD gene encoding molybdopterin converting factor subunit 1: MSVKVLYFASLREALGVSAETVDLPESVKTLAALRDWLVAQGREKLATAKNLRCAVNQEVAGLDAAVQDGDEIAFFPPVTGG; this comes from the coding sequence ATGAGCGTCAAGGTGCTGTACTTTGCCAGCCTGCGCGAGGCGCTCGGCGTCTCGGCCGAGACGGTCGACCTGCCGGAAAGCGTCAAAACGCTGGCCGCGCTGCGCGACTGGCTGGTTGCGCAGGGGCGCGAAAAACTGGCGACGGCGAAGAATCTTCGCTGCGCCGTCAATCAGGAAGTGGCCGGGCTGGATGCGGCGGTGCAGGATGGTGACGAGATCGCCTTCTTCCCGCCCGTAACTGGCGGTTGA
- a CDS encoding molybdopterin molybdotransferase MoeA, with product MLSFEEALDKLLSAATPVEEVRALPLTATAGRVLAVAQASTVAVPPLDNSAMDGYAVRVADITAAGVCLPVSQRIPAGTVGLPLQPGTAARIFTGAPVPVGADAVVMQELCEHGEGGVVINHLPHAGENIRRAGEDISIGGQILSAGMKLRPQDVALAASAGLPELPVYRRLRVGVFFTGDELVQPGEPLPPGAIYNSNRYALRALLEGLGCEVRDLGTVADTLDATRDALRRAAEDNDLIITSGGVSVGEEDHVKPAVEAEGRLDMWKIAIKPGKPLAFGEVRKSDGKAWFIGLPGNPVSAFVTFLIMVRPFILRLQGVAEVLPHSYTLRADFDWKKPDPRTEFLRGRLNGAGGVELYKNQGAGVVTSLSWGDGLIVKAPQQVIAAGESVRFIPFAELLA from the coding sequence ATGCTGAGTTTTGAAGAAGCCCTGGACAAGCTGTTGTCCGCCGCCACGCCGGTCGAGGAAGTGCGTGCCTTGCCGCTGACCGCCACTGCCGGCCGCGTTTTGGCCGTGGCGCAGGCGTCGACCGTCGCGGTGCCGCCGCTCGACAATTCGGCGATGGACGGCTACGCCGTGCGCGTTGCCGACATCACCGCAGCCGGCGTCTGCCTGCCGGTCAGCCAGCGCATTCCGGCCGGTACGGTCGGGCTGCCGCTGCAGCCGGGCACCGCAGCGCGCATCTTCACCGGCGCGCCAGTGCCGGTCGGCGCCGACGCCGTGGTCATGCAGGAACTCTGCGAACATGGTGAGGGCGGTGTCGTCATCAATCATCTGCCGCATGCCGGCGAGAACATTCGCCGCGCCGGCGAGGATATTTCAATTGGCGGCCAGATCCTCAGTGCCGGCATGAAGCTGCGGCCGCAGGATGTGGCGCTTGCCGCCTCGGCCGGGCTGCCGGAACTGCCGGTCTATCGTCGCCTGCGCGTCGGCGTCTTCTTCACCGGCGACGAACTGGTGCAGCCGGGCGAGCCGCTGCCGCCGGGCGCCATCTACAACTCCAACCGCTATGCCTTGCGCGCATTGCTTGAAGGCCTGGGCTGCGAGGTGCGCGATCTCGGCACCGTCGCCGACACGCTGGATGCGACGCGCGATGCGCTGCGCCGTGCGGCCGAAGACAACGACCTGATCATCACCAGCGGCGGCGTCTCGGTCGGCGAGGAAGATCACGTCAAGCCGGCAGTGGAAGCCGAAGGCCGGCTCGATATGTGGAAAATCGCCATCAAGCCGGGCAAGCCGCTGGCTTTCGGTGAAGTCCGCAAAAGCGACGGCAAGGCCTGGTTCATCGGCCTGCCGGGCAATCCGGTGTCGGCTTTCGTTACCTTCCTGATCATGGTCCGGCCTTTCATCCTGCGCCTGCAGGGCGTCGCCGAGGTGTTGCCGCACAGCTACACGCTGCGTGCCGATTTCGACTGGAAGAAGCCGGATCCGCGCACCGAGTTCCTGCGCGGCCGGCTCAACGGCGCCGGTGGCGTCGAGTTGTACAAAAACCAGGGCGCCGGCGTCGTCACCTCGTTGTCCTGGGGCGACGGACTGATCGTCAAGGCGCCGCAGCAAGTCATTGCGGCCGGCGAGAGCGTGCGTTTCATCCCCTTCGCGGAGCTGCTGGCATGA
- the mobB gene encoding molybdopterin-guanine dinucleotide biosynthesis protein B → MKVFGIAGWSGSGKTTLLEKLIPALTARGLKLAVIKHAHHGFDIDRPGKDSYRHREAGAVEVLLSCNDRWALMHERRGEAEPTLAELLGHLSPCDLVLIEGFKQEPVPKLEVHRPAHGKPPLFAERSDIVGVATDGEVATDLPVLPLNDIAAIADFVMNTLDLQERPC, encoded by the coding sequence ATGAAAGTATTTGGTATCGCCGGCTGGTCCGGCTCCGGCAAGACGACGCTGCTCGAGAAACTGATCCCGGCGCTGACCGCGCGTGGCCTCAAGCTGGCCGTCATCAAGCACGCCCACCACGGTTTCGACATCGACCGGCCGGGCAAGGATTCCTACCGCCATCGCGAAGCCGGCGCCGTCGAGGTGCTGCTTTCCTGCAATGACCGCTGGGCGCTGATGCACGAACGGCGCGGCGAGGCGGAGCCGACCCTGGCCGAATTGCTCGGCCACCTGTCGCCCTGCGACCTGGTGCTGATCGAGGGCTTCAAGCAGGAACCGGTGCCCAAACTCGAGGTCCATCGTCCGGCGCACGGCAAGCCGCCGCTTTTTGCCGAGCGCAGCGACATCGTCGGCGTCGCGACCGACGGCGAGGTGGCGACCGATCTGCCGGTGCTGCCCCTGAACGACATTGCGGCGATCGCCGATTTTGTAATGAACACCCTGGATTTGCAGGAACGCCCATGCTGA